From one Chanodichthys erythropterus isolate Z2021 chromosome 3, ASM2448905v1, whole genome shotgun sequence genomic stretch:
- the ifnphi1 gene encoding interferon phi 1 isoform X1 has product MNTKMKTQMWTYMFVILLTLQSQCSACEWLGRYRMISNESLSLLKEMGGKYSEDTKVSFPGRLYNMIDNAKMEDQVKFLVLTLDHIIRLMDAREHMNSVQWNLQTVEHFLTVLNRQSSDLKECVGRYHKPSQPYEKKINRHFKILKKVLKKKEYSAQAWEQIRRAVKHHLQRMDIIASIANRR; this is encoded by the exons ATGAATACAAAGATGAAAACTCAAATGTGGACGTATATGTTTGTTATACTTTTAACTCTGCAGAGTCAGTGCTCAGCTTGCGAATGGCTCGGCCGATACAGGATGATAAGCAACGAGTCTTTGAGCCTCCTGAAGGAAATG GGTGGAAAATATTCTGAGGATACCAAGGTGTCATTTCCAGGACGCCTGTACAACATGATAGACAACGCCAAG ATGGAGGACCAGGTGAAGTTTCTTGTCCTGACCTTAGATCATATCATCCGCCTCATGGATGCCAGAGAGCACATGAATTCAGTGCAGTGGAACCTACAGACTGTAGAGCATTTTCTAACTGTCCTGAACAGGCAGTCATCTGATCTTAAAGAATGT GTGGGTCGATACCACAAGCCATCACAGCCCTATGAGAAAAAGATAAACAGACACTTCAAGATTTTAAAGAAGGTTCTAAAGAAAAAA GAATATAGTGCTCAAGCATGGGAGCAGATCCGGAGAGCTGTGAAACATCATCTTCAGAGGATGGACATCATTGCAAGCATTGCCAACAGACGCTAA
- the ifnphi1 gene encoding interferon phi 1 isoform X2, with the protein MISNESLSLLKEMGGKYSEDTKVSFPGRLYNMIDNAKMEDQVKFLVLTLDHIIRLMDAREHMNSVQWNLQTVEHFLTVLNRQSSDLKECVGRYHKPSQPYEKKINRHFKILKKVLKKKEYSAQAWEQIRRAVKHHLQRMDIIASIANRR; encoded by the exons ATGATAAGCAACGAGTCTTTGAGCCTCCTGAAGGAAATG GGTGGAAAATATTCTGAGGATACCAAGGTGTCATTTCCAGGACGCCTGTACAACATGATAGACAACGCCAAG ATGGAGGACCAGGTGAAGTTTCTTGTCCTGACCTTAGATCATATCATCCGCCTCATGGATGCCAGAGAGCACATGAATTCAGTGCAGTGGAACCTACAGACTGTAGAGCATTTTCTAACTGTCCTGAACAGGCAGTCATCTGATCTTAAAGAATGT GTGGGTCGATACCACAAGCCATCACAGCCCTATGAGAAAAAGATAAACAGACACTTCAAGATTTTAAAGAAGGTTCTAAAGAAAAAA GAATATAGTGCTCAAGCATGGGAGCAGATCCGGAGAGCTGTGAAACATCATCTTCAGAGGATGGACATCATTGCAAGCATTGCCAACAGACGCTAA